The following proteins are encoded in a genomic region of Microcoleus sp. FACHB-68:
- a CDS encoding circadian clock protein KaiA: protein MRPQLSICIFLHSNQIAESLTRLLVNERYSVSSFTSEAEFLHFVESKKQQLDCLILEDDPAWQPVASHLRQEVIVLPAVIVDVSQPQINNDEMPANPTISAVEVAMSQRSAVVDEAVLSCFYHSAEVRVSTAQFNQITDFIHQALTEFLSLSPYGDLTRPASGGNSAATSLTQHLLLQQQRRLSEKLRERLGYLGVYYKRNPQGFLRHLPPAERREFLDSLKADYREIVLSYFSDDNNLNQKIDNFVNIAFFADVPVTNIVEIHMELMDDFAKQLKLEGRNEEILLDYRLTLIDTIAHLCEMYRRSLPQES from the coding sequence TTGCGCCCTCAACTCTCTATTTGTATTTTCCTGCATTCCAACCAAATCGCCGAGTCTCTGACACGACTTTTGGTTAATGAGCGATATTCTGTCAGTTCCTTCACCTCTGAAGCAGAATTTTTGCACTTTGTCGAGAGCAAAAAACAACAACTTGATTGTTTGATTTTAGAAGATGATCCCGCTTGGCAGCCGGTGGCTAGTCATCTGCGCCAGGAAGTTATCGTGTTGCCGGCAGTCATTGTGGATGTGAGTCAGCCACAGATCAACAACGACGAAATGCCGGCAAATCCCACCATCAGTGCGGTTGAGGTTGCAATGTCTCAAAGGTCTGCGGTGGTGGACGAGGCTGTTTTGAGCTGCTTTTACCACAGTGCGGAGGTTAGGGTATCCACAGCCCAGTTTAACCAGATTACAGATTTTATTCACCAAGCACTGACGGAATTTCTCAGTCTTTCTCCCTACGGAGACTTGACAAGACCGGCATCTGGGGGCAACTCTGCGGCCACATCCCTCACCCAGCATTTACTCCTGCAACAGCAGCGCCGGCTGTCCGAGAAGTTGAGGGAACGATTAGGATACTTAGGTGTGTATTATAAAAGGAATCCCCAAGGATTTTTACGGCATCTGCCCCCAGCAGAAAGGCGCGAATTTTTAGACAGTCTAAAAGCAGATTACCGGGAGATTGTTTTAAGTTATTTTTCTGATGATAATAATTTAAATCAAAAAATTGATAATTTTGTAAACATCGCCTTTTTTGCCGATGTGCCGGTAACAAATATAGTTGAGATACACATGGAATTAATGGATGATTTTGCCAAACAGCTAAAATTAGAAGGTCGGAATGAAGAAATTCTGCTTGACTACCGCTTAACCTTGATTGATACCATTGCTCATCTGTGCGAGATGTATCGCCGATCTCTCCCCCAAGAGTCGTGA
- the kaiC gene encoding circadian clock protein KaiC, with protein MNKLQQIGQPNQLPARGVQKIRTMIEGFDDISHGGLPVGRTTLVSGTSGTGKTMLAVQFLYNGITIFDEAGVFVTFEESPADIIKNASSFGWDLQGLIDEGKLFILDASPDPEGQDVVGSFDLSALIERIQYAIRKYKAKRVSIDSVTAVFQQYDAASVVRREIFRLVARLKQVGVTTIMTTERVEEYGPVARFGVEEFVSDNVVIVRNVLEGERRRRTMEILKLRGTTHMKGEYPFTMTDEGINIFPLGAMRLTQRSSNIRVSSGVKTLDEMCGGGFFKDSIILATGATGTGKTLLVSKFVENACKNGERALLFAYEESRAQLLRNAYSWGIDFEEWEQKGLLKIRCAYPESAGLEDHLQIIKSELTDFKPARLAIDSLSALERGISNNAFRQFVIGVTGYAKQEEITGFFTNTTDQFMGSHSITDSHISTITDTIIMLQYVEIRGDMARAINVFKMRGSWHDKGIREYTISQNGPEIKDSFRNYERIISGSPSRISIDEKSELSRIVKGVQGKKNEDLDS; from the coding sequence ATGAATAAACTTCAGCAAATAGGGCAACCCAATCAATTGCCAGCCAGGGGAGTCCAGAAAATTCGCACGATGATAGAAGGCTTTGATGACATCAGTCATGGAGGTCTGCCGGTGGGGAGAACCACCTTAGTCAGCGGCACTTCTGGAACCGGCAAGACGATGCTAGCTGTTCAGTTTCTTTATAACGGGATCACAATATTTGATGAAGCCGGCGTCTTTGTAACCTTTGAAGAATCTCCTGCCGATATTATTAAAAATGCCTCAAGTTTTGGTTGGGATTTACAGGGTTTGATCGATGAAGGAAAATTATTTATTCTGGATGCTTCTCCTGATCCAGAAGGGCAAGATGTGGTGGGAAGTTTTGACCTATCTGCCCTGATCGAGCGGATTCAGTATGCGATTCGTAAATATAAGGCAAAACGAGTTTCCATCGACTCCGTAACAGCGGTATTTCAGCAGTATGATGCAGCCTCTGTGGTGCGACGGGAAATCTTTCGTTTAGTTGCCCGCCTTAAACAAGTTGGCGTCACAACGATTATGACAACAGAACGGGTGGAAGAATATGGGCCGGTTGCCCGGTTTGGCGTAGAAGAATTTGTTTCAGATAATGTTGTGATTGTCCGAAATGTATTAGAAGGCGAACGCCGGCGTCGCACGATGGAAATTTTGAAGCTGCGCGGAACAACTCACATGAAAGGGGAATATCCTTTCACGATGACTGATGAAGGCATCAATATTTTCCCACTCGGCGCGATGCGACTGACTCAGCGATCTTCCAACATTCGCGTCTCTTCTGGTGTCAAAACTCTGGACGAAATGTGCGGCGGTGGTTTCTTTAAAGATTCGATTATTTTGGCAACTGGGGCAACCGGCACCGGCAAGACACTATTGGTGAGCAAATTTGTTGAAAATGCTTGCAAAAATGGCGAACGTGCTTTGCTATTTGCCTACGAAGAATCCCGCGCCCAGTTATTGCGAAATGCTTACTCATGGGGCATTGATTTTGAAGAATGGGAACAGAAAGGATTGCTAAAAATCCGCTGTGCTTACCCGGAATCTGCCGGCTTAGAAGACCACTTGCAAATTATTAAATCAGAATTGACGGATTTTAAACCGGCTCGTCTTGCGATTGACTCTCTCTCGGCTTTAGAACGCGGAATCAGCAACAATGCCTTTCGTCAGTTTGTCATTGGCGTCACCGGCTATGCCAAGCAAGAAGAAATCACCGGCTTCTTCACCAACACCACCGACCAATTTATGGGTTCTCATTCGATTACAGACTCCCATATTTCCACCATTACCGATACGATTATCATGTTGCAGTATGTGGAAATTCGCGGAGACATGGCGCGGGCGATTAATGTCTTCAAAATGCGGGGTTCCTGGCATGATAAAGGCATTCGTGAGTACACCATTAGTCAAAATGGCCCAGAGATTAAAGATTCTTTCCGCAATTACGAACGAATTATTAGTGGATCTCCCAGCCGAATCTCAATTGATGAAAAGAGCGAACTGTCCCGAATTGTAAAAGGTGTCCAGGGCAAGAAAAACGAGGATTTAGACAGTTAA
- the trmFO gene encoding FADH(2)-oxidizing methylenetetrahydrofolate--tRNA-(uracil(54)-C(5))-methyltransferase TrmFO: MTEKQPIHVIGGGLAGTEAAWQIAQAGVPVILHEMRPNHLSPAHHTGELAELVCSNSFGAKATDRAAGLLHEELRQLGSIIIGKADEHNVPAGGALAVDRAVFSRNLTETLDAHPLIELRRDEVHQIPPDGITVLTTGPLTTHNLAADLQRFTGMEYMSFFDAASPIVVGESINFDIAFRASRYDKGDADYINCPMTKEQYLNFWREICAAEQAELKDFERETAKFFEACLPIEEMAKRGEDTMRYGPLKPVGLFDPRKKAELGDDPIEARKFKIHNCYAVVQLRQEDKAGQLWNMVGFQTNLRWGEQTRVFRMIPGLEEAEFVRMGVMHRNTFINAPQLLYPTLQFKQRPTLLAAGQLTGTEGYTAAAAGGWLAGTNAARLALGLETVKLPVTTMMGSLFEFISSAEPKHFQPMPPNFGILPELPVKIRSKQERYGKYRDRALADLAGWRESQLTLAICS; encoded by the coding sequence ATGACAGAAAAACAACCGATTCACGTAATTGGCGGGGGACTCGCCGGCACCGAAGCAGCTTGGCAAATCGCACAAGCAGGAGTGCCGGTAATTTTACACGAAATGCGCCCCAATCACCTCAGTCCAGCGCATCACACCGGCGAATTAGCAGAATTAGTTTGTAGTAACTCATTTGGCGCAAAAGCAACGGATCGCGCTGCCGGTTTACTCCACGAAGAATTGCGGCAACTCGGTTCAATTATTATCGGCAAAGCAGACGAACATAATGTGCCGGCAGGCGGTGCTTTAGCCGTAGATCGAGCGGTATTTAGCCGGAATTTAACAGAAACCCTCGACGCTCATCCCTTAATCGAATTGCGCCGAGACGAAGTTCACCAAATTCCCCCAGACGGGATTACTGTCCTGACAACCGGCCCGCTCACCACTCACAATTTGGCGGCAGATTTGCAGCGGTTCACCGGCATGGAATACATGAGTTTTTTTGATGCCGCCAGCCCAATTGTTGTGGGAGAGTCAATTAATTTTGATATCGCGTTTCGTGCTTCTCGCTACGACAAAGGCGACGCAGATTATATCAACTGCCCCATGACGAAAGAGCAGTATCTAAACTTTTGGCGAGAAATATGTGCGGCAGAACAGGCAGAATTAAAGGATTTTGAACGGGAAACAGCCAAATTTTTTGAAGCGTGTTTGCCGATTGAAGAAATGGCTAAGCGAGGCGAAGATACGATGCGCTATGGCCCTTTAAAGCCGGTGGGATTATTCGATCCCCGTAAAAAAGCCGAGTTGGGAGATGACCCCATCGAAGCGCGAAAGTTTAAAATCCACAACTGCTACGCGGTGGTGCAATTGCGCCAAGAAGACAAAGCCGGCCAATTGTGGAATATGGTGGGATTCCAAACAAATTTGCGATGGGGTGAACAAACGCGCGTATTTCGGATGATTCCGGGGTTGGAAGAGGCGGAATTTGTGCGGATGGGTGTGATGCATCGCAACACGTTTATCAATGCGCCGCAACTACTTTATCCAACCCTGCAATTTAAGCAGCGTCCAACCTTATTGGCGGCAGGACAATTAACCGGCACAGAAGGTTACACAGCAGCAGCGGCGGGAGGTTGGCTGGCGGGAACCAATGCGGCGCGGCTGGCGCTAGGGTTGGAAACCGTGAAGCTGCCGGTGACAACGATGATGGGTTCGCTGTTTGAGTTCATCAGTTCCGCTGAACCGAAGCATTTTCAGCCGATGCCGCCGAATTTTGGAATTTTGCCAGAGTTGCCGGTGAAAATTCGCAGCAAGCAAGAACGCTATGGCAAGTATCGAGATCGCGCATTGGCTGACTTAGCCGGCTGGCGCGAATCTCAGCTAACTTTGGCGATCTGTTCTTAA
- the kaiB gene encoding circadian clock protein KaiB, with translation MSSLKKTYILKLYVAGNTPNSVRALKTLKNILEEEFQGVYALKVIDVLKNPQLAEEDKILATPTLSKILPPPVRKIIGDLSDREKVLIGLDLLYEELCEEEQKLS, from the coding sequence ATGTCTTCTCTAAAAAAAACTTATATTCTCAAGCTCTACGTGGCCGGCAATACTCCCAACTCTGTCCGGGCTTTAAAAACTCTCAAAAATATCCTAGAAGAGGAGTTTCAGGGTGTATACGCGCTGAAAGTGATTGACGTTCTTAAAAATCCGCAACTGGCTGAGGAAGACAAAATTTTGGCAACTCCAACCTTGTCAAAAATCTTGCCGCCGCCGGTTCGCAAAATTATTGGCGATCTGTCGGATCGAGAGAAAGTTTTAATTGGGTTAGACCTTCTTTATGAAGAACTGTGTGAAGAAGAACAAAAGCTTAGTTAA
- a CDS encoding type II toxin-antitoxin system prevent-host-death family antitoxin, producing MAINVSVPEATRQFTELLQRVRQGEEVIISEAGMPVARLLPISAKSPRIPGQDRGKVIVSPDFDHPLPEDVINDFINPTTPQL from the coding sequence ATGGCAATAAATGTCAGTGTACCCGAAGCAACAAGACAGTTTACTGAATTACTTCAGCGAGTTAGACAAGGTGAAGAAGTCATCATTTCTGAAGCGGGGATGCCTGTGGCGCGACTGCTTCCCATCTCTGCCAAATCTCCTCGTATTCCCGGACAAGATCGCGGTAAAGTAATCGTTTCACCTGATTTTGATCATCCTCTGCCAGAAGATGTCATCAACGATTTTATTAATCCGACGACACCTCAATTATGA
- a CDS encoding type II toxin-antitoxin system VapC family toxin, with translation MRVVLDTHTFLWWVTDAPQLSNTVRGIIADSDNTILFSAASAWEIVIKVRTGKLILPEEPESYIPSRLAANQFESLPIQMNHVLQVAKLPGYHKDPFDRILIAQSQIEKIPILTIDNLITQYAVSSIW, from the coding sequence ATGAGAGTTGTGCTGGATACTCATACATTTCTCTGGTGGGTGACTGATGCGCCTCAGTTATCCAATACTGTGCGCGGAATTATTGCAGATTCAGACAATACTATACTTTTTAGTGCTGCTAGCGCGTGGGAAATTGTGATTAAAGTCCGTACAGGGAAGCTGATCTTACCCGAAGAACCAGAATCCTATATTCCTTCTAGATTAGCTGCTAATCAGTTTGAGAGCTTGCCAATTCAGATGAATCATGTTTTGCAAGTTGCTAAGCTACCAGGCTATCATAAAGATCCCTTTGATCGGATTTTAATCGCTCAAAGTCAAATTGAAAAAATTCCTATTTTAACGATAGATAATCTAATTACTCAATATGCCGTGAGCAGCATTTGGTAA